One window of Trichoderma breve strain T069 chromosome 3, whole genome shotgun sequence genomic DNA carries:
- a CDS encoding transketolase, thiamine diphosphate binding domain-containing protein, with product MGYTEVDQKAINTIRLLAVDATFKSNSGHPGAPMGMAPIAHVLWDKFLRFNPKNPDWLNRDRFVLSNGHGCMLQYALLHLFGYALTIDDLKAFRTVDSITPGHPEAHDTPGIEVTTGPLGQGICNAVGLAMAQAHTAATFNKPGFNLVDNYTYCFLGDGCLMEGVSGEASSLAGHLQLGNLICIYDDNHISIDGDTNVAFTEDVAKRYEAYGWHVEVVENGDHDLEAMEAAIKKCQAVKDKPSIIKLRTTIGFGSLQEGTHGVHGSPLKADDIKQLKTKFGFNPEESFVVPKEVAELYGRHSSEGAAKEEEWNKLFAQYAEKYPAEHADLTRRLKGELPEGWEKSLPVYSTSDAAIASRKLSETVLSKVQTILPELQGGSADLTGSNLTRWKEAVDFQPPATGLGDYSGRYIRYGVREHGMGAIMNGLAAYGTIIPYGGTFLNFVSYAAGAVRLSALSRVRVIWVATHDSIGLGEDGPTHQPIETLAHFRALPNCMVWRPADGNETSAAYYIALTSKHTPSIIALSRQNLPQLEGSIIEKAIKGGYVLQEVEGAQITLVSTGSEVSIAVDAAKVLLEKHNVKARIVSIPCFEVFDAQSKEYRLSVLPDGIPSLSIEVMSTMGWERYTHEQFGLNRFGASGAYKDVYKKFEFTPEGITKRALLTIDFWKDVPNVRSPINRAFQQLI from the exons ATGGGCTACACAGAGGTTGACCAGAAggccatcaacaccatccgcCTGCTCGCG GTTGATGCGACCTTCAAGAGCAACTCGGGACATCCCGGTGCCCCCAT GGGCATGGCTCCCATTGCCCACGTTCTTTGGGACAAGTTCCTGAGGTTCAACCCCAAGAACCCCGATTGGTTGAACCGTGACCGATTTGTTCTCTC CAACGGCCACGGCTGCATGCTCCAGTATGCTCTGCTTCACCTGTTCGGCTACGCCCTGACCATCGATGACCTCAAGGCCTTCCGA ACTGTTGACAGCATCACCCCTGGCCACCCCGAGGCTCACGATACTCCCGGTATCGAGGTCACCACTGGCCCTCTGGGCCAGGGTATCTGCAATGCTGTTGGTCTGGCCATGGCCCAGGCTCACACTGCCGCTACCTTCAACAAGCCCGGCTTCAACCTGGTTGACAACTACACCTACTGCTTCCTCGGTGATGGTTGCTTGATGGAGGGTGTCTCTGGCGAGGCCTCTTCCCTGGCTGGCCACCTCCAGCTCGGCAACCTCATCTGCATCTACGATGACAACCACATTTCCATTGACGGTGACACCAACGTTGCCTTCACTGAGGATGTTGCCAAGCGCTACGAGGCCTACGGCTGGCACGTCGAGGTCGTCGAGAACGGCGATCACgacctcgaggccatggaggccgccatcaagaagtGCCAGGCCGTCAAGGACAAGCCTTCAATCATCAAGCTGCGAACCACCATTGGTTTCGGCTCCCTCCAGGAGGGCACCCACGGTGTCCACGGCTCCCCCCTCAAGGCCGACgacatcaagcagctcaagaccAAGTTCGGCTTCAACCCCGAGGAGAGCTTCGTCGTCCCCAAGGAGGTCGCTGAGCTCTACGGCAGACACTCCTCTGAGGGtgccgccaaggaggaggagtggaACAAGCTGTTCGCTCAGTACGCTGAGAAGTACCCCGCCGAGCACGCTGACCTCACTCGCCGCCTGAAGGGCGAGCTGCCCGAGGGCTGGGAGAAGAGCCTGCCCGTCTACAGCACCAGCGAcgctgccattgccagcCGAAAGCTGTCCGAGACCGTCCTGAGCAAGGTCCAGACCATCCTCCCCGAGCTTCAGGGTGGCTCTGCCGATCTGACTGGCTCCAACCTGACCCGCTGGAAGGAGGCCGTCGACTTCCAGCCCCCTGCCACCGGCCTCGGCGACTACTCCGGACGATACATCCGATATGGTGTCCGTGAGCACGGTATGGGCGCCATCATGAACGGTCTGGCCGCCTACGGAACCATCATCCCTTACGGTGGTACTTTCCTCAACTTCGTCTCCTACGCTGCCGGTGCCGTTCGTCTGTCCGCCCTGTCCCGCGTCCGAGTCATCTGGGTCGCTACCCACGATTCCATCGGTCTGGGTGAGGACGGTCCTACTCACCAGCCTATCGAGACTCTGGCTCACTTCCGTGCCCTCCCCAACTGCATGGTGTGGCGCCCTGCTGACGGCAACGAGACCAGCGCTGCCTACTACATTGCCCTGACCTCCAAGCACACCCCCAGCATCATTGCCCTGTCTCGCCAGAACCTGCCCCAGCTCGAGGGCTCCATCATCGAGAAGGCCATCAAGGGTGGATACGTCCTGCAGGAGGTTGAGGGTGCCCAGATCACCCTGGTCTCTACCGGTTCCGAGGTTTCCATCGCCGTGGATGCCGCCAAGGTCCTCTTGGAGAAGCACAACGTCAAGGCCCGCATCGTCTCTATCCCTTGCTTCGAGGTGTTCGATGCCCAGTCCAAGGAGTACAGACTCTCCGTCCTGCCCGACGGCATCCCCTCTCTGTCCATTGAGGTGATGAGCACCATGGGCTGGGAGCGCTACACTCACGAGCAGTTCGGCCTCAACCGATTCGGTGCCTCTGGTGCCTACAAGGATGTCTACAAG AAGTTCGAGTTCACCCCCGAGGGTATCACCAAGCGTGCTCTGCTCACCATCGACTTCTGGAAGGACGTCCCCAACGTTCGCTCTCCCATCAACCGTGCTTTCCAGCAGCTCATTTAA